A region from the Halosolutus gelatinilyticus genome encodes:
- a CDS encoding CBS domain-containing protein — MDDIFVARVMSTSLHTVTPDTLVEDAGQVMLENDIGSVIVVDEDNQLEGILTTTDFVNIVAESHPKAQTTVSRYMTTDVITVSAQDSIVDAADAMIEHRFHHLPVVDEDEGVIGIVTTTDLAAYLSSVSTPSPSADPA, encoded by the coding sequence ATGGACGATATTTTCGTCGCGCGCGTAATGTCGACGTCCCTGCACACGGTGACGCCGGACACGCTCGTCGAAGACGCCGGACAGGTAATGCTCGAAAACGACATCGGCTCCGTCATCGTCGTCGACGAGGACAACCAGCTGGAAGGGATCCTGACGACGACCGACTTCGTCAACATCGTCGCGGAGAGCCACCCGAAAGCCCAGACCACCGTCTCGCGATACATGACTACCGACGTCATCACGGTCTCGGCGCAGGACAGCATCGTCGACGCGGCGGACGCGATGATCGAACACCGGTTCCACCACCTCCCCGTCGTCGACGAGGACGAGGGCGTCATCGGGATCGTGACGACGACGGACCTGGCGGCGTACCTCTCGAGCGTCTCGACGCCGAGCCCGAGCGCGGATCCCGCCTAG
- a CDS encoding rhomboid family intramembrane serine protease, whose amino-acid sequence MSERSPGSWGPSPRSVSRGESESTSRSEPSPIRDLLVIFLVVYVLQWITALFGLGVMTGLFVLSPPIDARPWTVVTSVYAHGGFGHLLSNSVALVLFGWPIARATTRLRFHAYFLATGAVAGVSQIVVTGLLAMVPFLSIAPTPGVLGASGAVFALLGYLLASNRLSDSFASVIDVPWWVSIGVFLVLATIVTLATARPRVALVAHFTGFFAGLIAGRAGVLESDR is encoded by the coding sequence ATGTCGGAGCGATCACCGGGTAGCTGGGGGCCGAGCCCCCGGTCGGTATCGCGAGGCGAGTCGGAGTCAACGTCGCGATCGGAGCCGAGTCCCATCCGCGACCTCCTGGTCATCTTTCTCGTGGTCTACGTGCTCCAGTGGATCACCGCGCTCTTCGGCCTCGGCGTGATGACCGGCCTGTTCGTGCTCTCGCCGCCGATCGACGCCCGCCCGTGGACGGTCGTCACCAGCGTCTACGCCCACGGCGGATTCGGGCACCTGCTCTCGAACAGCGTCGCGCTCGTGCTCTTCGGGTGGCCGATCGCCCGCGCGACGACGCGGCTGCGGTTTCACGCGTACTTCCTGGCGACTGGCGCGGTGGCGGGCGTCTCGCAGATCGTCGTAACGGGCCTCCTCGCGATGGTTCCGTTCCTGTCGATCGCGCCGACGCCCGGCGTGCTCGGCGCCAGCGGCGCGGTCTTCGCCCTGCTGGGGTACCTGCTCGCGTCGAACCGCCTGTCCGACAGCTTCGCGTCCGTGATCGACGTCCCGTGGTGGGTCTCGATCGGCGTCTTCCTCGTGCTGGCGACGATCGTCACCCTCGCGACCGCCCGACCCAGGGTCGCCCTGGTGGCGCACTTCACCGGCTTTTTCGCGGGACTGATCGCCGGTCGCGCCGGGGTACTGGAGTCGGATCGGTGA
- the rpsJ gene encoding 30S ribosomal protein S10, protein MQQARVRLAGTSPDDLDDICDDVREIANNTGVNLSGPIPLPTKTLEVPTRKSPDGEGTATWEHWEMRVHKRLIDLDADERALRQLMRIQVPNDVSIEIVLED, encoded by the coding sequence ATGCAGCAGGCACGCGTTCGACTCGCAGGCACGAGTCCAGACGACCTCGACGACATCTGCGACGACGTCCGCGAGATCGCGAACAACACCGGCGTCAACCTGAGCGGTCCGATCCCGCTGCCGACGAAGACCCTCGAGGTGCCGACCCGGAAGTCGCCTGACGGCGAGGGCACCGCCACGTGGGAGCACTGGGAGATGCGCGTCCACAAGCGCCTGATCGATCTGGACGCCGACGAACGCGCACTCCGTCAGCTCATGCGCATCCAGGTGCCGAACGACGTCTCGATCGAGATCGTCCTCGAAGACTGA
- the tuf gene encoding translation elongation factor EF-1 subunit alpha — MSEDKPHQNLAIIGHVDHGKSTLVGRLLYETGSVPEHVIEQHREEAEEKGKGGFEFAYVMDNLAEERERGVTIDIAHQEFDTDEYYFTIVDCPGHRDFVKNMITGASQADNAVLVVAADDGVAPQTQEHVFLARTLGIDELIIGINKMDVVDYKESTYNDVVDEVSQLLKQVQFNTEDASFIPISAFEGDNIADASDNTSWYDGETLLEALNALPAPEPPTDAPLRLPIQDVYTISGIGTVPVGRIETGVMNTGDDVVFQPSDVGGEVKTIEMHHDEVPKAEPGDNVGFNVRGIGKDDIRRGDVCGPADDPPSVAETFQAQIVVMQHPSVITAGYTPVFHAHTAQVACTIESIDKKMDPSSGEVAEENPDFIQSGDAAVVTIRPQKPLSIEPSSEIPELGSFAIRDMGQTIAAGKVLSVDEK, encoded by the coding sequence ATGAGCGAAGACAAACCGCACCAGAACCTGGCCATCATCGGTCACGTCGACCACGGGAAGAGTACGCTCGTGGGGCGACTCCTCTACGAGACGGGGAGCGTACCCGAGCACGTCATCGAACAGCACCGCGAGGAAGCCGAAGAGAAGGGCAAGGGCGGCTTCGAGTTCGCCTACGTCATGGACAACCTCGCCGAAGAGCGCGAGCGCGGTGTCACGATCGACATCGCCCACCAGGAGTTCGACACCGACGAGTACTACTTCACCATCGTCGACTGTCCGGGCCACCGCGACTTCGTTAAGAACATGATCACCGGGGCGTCCCAGGCAGACAACGCCGTCCTCGTCGTCGCCGCCGACGACGGTGTCGCGCCCCAGACCCAGGAGCACGTCTTCCTGGCCCGCACGCTGGGTATCGACGAGCTCATCATCGGCATCAACAAGATGGACGTCGTCGACTACAAGGAGTCGACCTACAACGACGTCGTCGACGAAGTCTCGCAGCTGCTCAAGCAGGTCCAGTTCAACACCGAAGACGCCTCGTTCATCCCGATCTCGGCGTTCGAGGGCGACAACATCGCCGACGCCTCCGACAACACGTCGTGGTACGACGGCGAAACCTTACTCGAGGCCCTGAACGCCCTGCCGGCGCCGGAGCCGCCGACGGACGCGCCGCTCCGACTCCCGATCCAGGACGTCTACACGATCTCGGGTATCGGTACCGTCCCCGTCGGGCGCATCGAGACCGGTGTCATGAACACCGGTGACGACGTCGTCTTCCAGCCCAGCGACGTGGGCGGCGAAGTCAAGACGATCGAGATGCACCACGATGAAGTGCCGAAGGCCGAGCCCGGTGACAACGTCGGGTTCAACGTCCGCGGCATCGGCAAGGACGACATCCGCCGCGGCGACGTCTGCGGTCCCGCAGACGACCCGCCGTCCGTCGCCGAGACGTTCCAGGCTCAGATCGTCGTCATGCAGCACCCGTCCGTGATCACGGCGGGCTACACGCCGGTCTTCCACGCCCACACGGCCCAGGTCGCCTGTACGATCGAGTCCATCGACAAGAAGATGGACCCCTCGAGCGGCGAGGTCGCCGAGGAGAATCCCGACTTCATCCAGTCGGGCGACGCTGCTGTGGTTACCATCCGACCGCAGAAGCCCCTCAGCATCGAGCCGTCCAGCGAGATCCCCGAACTCGGGAGCTTCGCCATCCGCGACATGGGTCAGACCATCGCGGCCGGCAAGGTCCTGAGCGTCGACGAGAAATAA